In Halobaculum magnesiiphilum, the following proteins share a genomic window:
- the dph5 gene encoding diphthine synthase, with translation MLTFIGLGLWDERSVTVEGREALRAADRVFAEFYTSRLAGTTVEALADHHGVDIEVRDRAGVEQDPTPILDAAAEGDVAFLTAGDTMISTTHVDLRVRAAERGIDTRVIHGITAQSAASSLTGLQNYRFGKAVTLPFEYAHGAEGTPQSVIDGIEANRERGLHTLAYLDIKVAGSSPAGPAEGEPDEYMTADHAAAALARDWNEDAVGVAVARAGSPEPVVAADTLAALGERDFGDPLHMLVIPGELHHLEAEALAALAGCPRDVLPAVE, from the coding sequence ATGCTCACCTTCATCGGCCTCGGCCTCTGGGACGAGCGCTCGGTCACCGTCGAGGGACGCGAGGCGCTGCGGGCGGCCGACCGCGTGTTCGCGGAGTTCTACACCAGTCGCCTCGCGGGTACCACCGTCGAGGCGCTGGCGGATCACCACGGCGTCGACATCGAGGTCCGCGACCGCGCCGGCGTCGAGCAGGACCCGACCCCGATCCTCGACGCCGCTGCCGAGGGGGACGTGGCGTTTCTCACCGCCGGCGACACGATGATCTCGACGACGCACGTCGACCTCCGGGTCCGGGCGGCCGAGCGCGGCATCGACACCCGGGTGATCCACGGCATCACCGCCCAGTCGGCCGCCTCCTCGCTGACGGGGCTACAGAACTACCGCTTCGGCAAGGCCGTGACGCTCCCGTTCGAATACGCCCACGGGGCCGAGGGGACCCCCCAAAGCGTCATCGACGGGATCGAGGCGAACCGCGAGCGCGGGCTCCACACGCTAGCGTATCTCGACATCAAGGTCGCGGGGTCGTCTCCCGCCGGACCCGCCGAGGGCGAACCCGACGAGTACATGACCGCCGACCACGCCGCCGCGGCGCTGGCACGCGACTGGAACGAGGACGCCGTCGGGGTGGCAGTCGCACGGGCGGGCAGTCCCGAGCCGGTCGTCGCCGCCGACACGCTGGCGGCGCTCGGCGAGCGCGACTTCGGCGACCCGCTGCACATGCTCGTGATCCCGGGGGAGTTGCACCACCTGGAGGCGGAGGCGCTCGCGGCGTTGGCCGGGTGTCCGCGGGACGTGTTGCCGGCGGTCGAGTAA
- a CDS encoding aminotransferase class I/II-fold pyridoxal phosphate-dependent enzyme codes for MNFDTARDTPRTPHGSSDDPDVLDFSANTNSHVPEGTEAAYRDAFEAARTYPAEPPAAYRRAAAEYGGCDPQEVIPTPGGLAAIRLAIDLAVDPGDSVAVPYPSFGEYAREIRLQGGEPAFVPQAEILETDPAGHALAVVCNPNNPTGNAYDDGDLRAFAADCRAAGTPLLVDEAFLEFTGRSSLAGEPGVIVARSLTKLFGLPGIRAGFAVAIDEWREALANARRTWNLGAPALAVGAHCMRQSGFVAETRDRVASERERMREVLSDAGYDVHPSESPFLLLNVVDRGVDAVVDGAADAGIAVRDATTFRGLDSHVRVAVRTPAENDRLLEVLRAL; via the coding sequence ATGAACTTTGATACCGCGCGCGACACCCCGCGCACGCCCCACGGCAGCAGCGACGACCCGGACGTGCTGGACTTCAGCGCGAACACGAACTCGCACGTCCCCGAGGGGACGGAGGCGGCCTACCGTGACGCCTTCGAGGCTGCGCGGACGTACCCCGCGGAGCCGCCGGCGGCGTACCGCCGCGCGGCCGCCGAGTACGGTGGCTGTGACCCCCAGGAAGTGATTCCGACGCCGGGCGGCCTCGCCGCGATCCGGCTGGCGATCGACCTCGCCGTGGATCCTGGCGACTCGGTCGCCGTTCCGTATCCGAGTTTCGGGGAGTACGCCCGCGAGATTCGCCTCCAGGGCGGCGAGCCCGCGTTCGTCCCGCAGGCGGAGATCCTGGAGACCGATCCTGCGGGCCACGCGCTCGCGGTCGTCTGCAACCCGAACAACCCGACCGGGAACGCCTACGACGACGGGGACCTCCGGGCGTTCGCGGCCGACTGCCGGGCGGCGGGGACGCCGCTGTTGGTCGACGAGGCCTTCCTCGAGTTCACCGGCCGCTCGTCGCTGGCGGGCGAACCGGGCGTGATCGTCGCCCGCTCGCTGACGAAGCTGTTCGGCCTGCCCGGCATCCGCGCGGGCTTCGCCGTCGCGATCGACGAGTGGCGCGAGGCGCTCGCGAACGCCCGCCGCACCTGGAACCTCGGGGCACCCGCGCTCGCGGTCGGTGCCCACTGCATGCGCCAGAGCGGGTTCGTCGCCGAGACGCGCGACCGGGTCGCGAGCGAACGCGAGCGCATGCGCGAGGTACTTTCCGACGCGGGGTACGACGTGCATCCCTCCGAGTCGCCGTTCCTCCTGCTCAACGTGGTCGATCGTGGGGTCGACGCGGTCGTCGACGGCGCCGCCGACGCGGGGATCGCGGTCCGCGACGCGACGACGTTCCGCGGACTCGACTCGCACGTCCGAGTGGCGGTCCGGACGCCCGCGGAGAACGACCGCCTGCTGGAGGTACTGCGTGCGCTTTGA
- a CDS encoding ribbon-helix-helix domain-containing protein, which translates to MSTDTNAGDDRMEKINVRVPESLLQRIDEEWERRGYSSKSEAIRDALRDWVNPPATLSEETLADLEESREQVERGETVSAEEARERLGLDD; encoded by the coding sequence ATGAGCACCGACACGAACGCCGGTGACGACCGGATGGAGAAGATCAACGTCCGCGTCCCGGAGAGCCTGCTGCAGCGTATCGACGAGGAATGGGAACGCCGCGGGTACTCCAGCAAGTCCGAGGCCATCCGTGACGCGCTGCGCGACTGGGTGAACCCACCGGCGACGCTGTCCGAAGAGACGCTCGCCGACCTGGAGGAGAGTCGCGAACAGGTGGAACGGGGCGAGACGGTGTCGGCAGAGGAGGCCCGCGAGCGGCTGGGGCTGGATGACTGA
- a CDS encoding type II toxin-antitoxin system VapC family toxin gives MSVFVDTGVLYAHHDVDAERHDRAVELIDAVLDGTYGTAYTSDYVLDETVTLTRRRTGSTEAAVTVGRRVLGEDPFPEVFELITLERDALADGWATFREFSDHDLSFTDAVSLSQCDSHGIDSIMSFDSDFDGLIDRTHLPP, from the coding sequence TGCTGTACGCCCACCACGACGTGGACGCCGAGCGGCACGACCGCGCGGTCGAGTTGATTGATGCGGTCCTCGATGGCACCTACGGAACGGCGTACACGAGTGACTACGTGCTCGACGAGACTGTAACGTTGACCAGGCGGCGTACCGGATCCACGGAGGCGGCTGTGACCGTCGGCCGTCGTGTTCTCGGTGAGGACCCGTTCCCGGAGGTGTTCGAACTCATCACGCTCGAGAGGGACGCGCTCGCCGACGGGTGGGCGACCTTCAGGGAGTTTTCTGACCACGACCTCAGCTTCACCGACGCCGTCTCGCTCTCGCAGTGTGACTCGCACGGAATCGACTCGATCATGAGCTTCGATTCCGATTTCGACGGATTGATCGACCGAACCCATCTCCCTCCGTAG
- a CDS encoding cob(I)yrinic acid a,c-diamide adenosyltransferase, producing the protein MTDQNAADDDGNRTDDNDARDDENPRARTPGKGVTPAARDIEPAAPEEFGLVQTWWGDGKGKTTAALGMAFRAAGHGYRVHLLQFMKGGADSVEDVRGEYNAIAALPGISYENSGHYGWHGMADGSDEDDHAARAAAGFERARDLVEGWNEVDLTAPLPLDGDPEDGAHMLVLDEMVYATNRELVDPDDLLALIESKPDALELVLTGGHEEPEYLREASDLITNVRKVNHPFDDGHRARKGTEY; encoded by the coding sequence ATGACCGACCAGAACGCCGCAGACGACGACGGGAACCGCACCGACGACAACGACGCCCGGGACGACGAGAACCCCCGCGCCCGGACGCCGGGGAAGGGCGTCACCCCGGCCGCCCGCGACATCGAGCCCGCCGCGCCCGAAGAGTTCGGGCTGGTGCAGACATGGTGGGGCGACGGGAAGGGGAAGACGACGGCCGCGCTCGGCATGGCGTTCCGTGCGGCGGGCCACGGCTACCGCGTGCACCTCCTCCAGTTCATGAAGGGGGGCGCCGACAGCGTCGAGGACGTCCGCGGCGAGTACAACGCCATCGCGGCGCTGCCGGGGATCAGCTACGAGAATTCCGGCCACTACGGCTGGCACGGGATGGCCGACGGCTCCGACGAGGACGACCACGCCGCCCGCGCGGCCGCGGGGTTCGAGCGCGCGAGAGATCTGGTCGAGGGGTGGAACGAGGTCGACCTGACCGCGCCGCTCCCCCTCGACGGCGACCCAGAGGACGGCGCGCACATGCTCGTGCTCGACGAGATGGTGTACGCCACCAACCGCGAGCTGGTGGATCCCGACGACCTACTCGCGTTGATCGAGTCGAAGCCCGACGCCCTCGAACTCGTGCTCACGGGCGGCCACGAGGAGCCCGAGTACCTGCGCGAGGCGTCCGACCTGATCACCAACGTCCGCAAGGTGAACCACCCGTTCGACGACGGCCACCGCGCCCGCAAGGGTACCGAGTACTGA
- a CDS encoding type II toxin-antitoxin system RelE family toxin, whose amino-acid sequence MTDVEYTEQALDHLDGLDPQVADRVMNKVGEATEWTEHRLESLSGYPYYKLRAGDYRAIITWDRGADLLRVEAVGHRRNIYDRHLPP is encoded by the coding sequence ATGACTGATGTCGAGTACACCGAACAGGCCCTCGACCACTTGGACGGCCTCGACCCGCAGGTCGCCGACCGTGTGATGAACAAAGTGGGCGAGGCGACCGAGTGGACCGAGCACCGCCTGGAGTCGCTTTCCGGATATCCCTACTACAAGCTCCGGGCGGGAGACTACCGGGCTATCATCACCTGGGATCGCGGCGCCGATCTCCTCCGCGTGGAGGCCGTCGGGCACCGGCGAAACATCTATGACCGACACCTCCCGCCGTGA
- a CDS encoding mechanosensitive ion channel family protein, which yields MFIDTGGAVVAQIGVPEFLQTAVAQTLAFVPRLIGAVVILLIGWLVGTGAARVIRVLADRVEVDRAVLATPLGTILGGTESAVSKAFGTLGKWFVYALAVLAAANVLAIPLLSEWIQTAVSYLPAFVGGLLVIVLGFVVADFIGDAITRTEAATENEYTSWFATGTRLFLYFTAVVIGLSTMGVDTSILTVFAQAIAWGLAAAIAIGVGVAVGWGGHTYVQENIGRWAGQVSSATPRPRNKRREGEGAPATDDD from the coding sequence ATGTTCATCGACACTGGCGGTGCGGTCGTCGCCCAGATCGGGGTTCCCGAGTTCCTGCAGACGGCAGTCGCACAGACGCTCGCGTTCGTACCGCGGTTGATCGGCGCGGTCGTTATCCTCCTCATCGGCTGGCTGGTCGGAACCGGCGCCGCGCGGGTGATCCGTGTGCTCGCCGACCGCGTCGAGGTCGATCGTGCGGTGCTGGCGACGCCGTTGGGGACGATCCTCGGCGGAACCGAGTCGGCCGTCTCGAAGGCGTTCGGGACGCTCGGCAAGTGGTTCGTGTACGCGTTGGCCGTGCTTGCGGCCGCGAACGTGCTCGCGATCCCGCTGTTGTCCGAGTGGATCCAGACGGCGGTGTCGTACCTCCCGGCGTTCGTCGGCGGCCTGCTCGTGATCGTCCTCGGGTTCGTCGTCGCGGACTTCATCGGCGACGCGATCACCCGCACCGAGGCGGCGACCGAGAACGAGTACACCTCGTGGTTCGCCACGGGCACCCGGCTGTTCCTGTACTTCACCGCCGTCGTGATCGGGCTGTCGACGATGGGCGTCGACACCAGCATCCTCACGGTGTTCGCCCAGGCGATCGCGTGGGGGCTCGCCGCGGCCATCGCCATCGGCGTCGGCGTCGCCGTCGGCTGGGGCGGCCACACCTACGTGCAGGAGAACATCGGTCGGTGGGCCGGCCAGGTGTCCTCGGCGACGCCCCGGCCCCGGAACAAGCGCCGGGAGGGCGAGGGCGCGCCCGCGACCGACGACGACTGA
- a CDS encoding class I SAM-dependent methyltransferase: MTTPCVRAPVREGEATRAALAERDLLDGDREIAVEDGEIFVPVVDAAAAREAGYEVVDRETTERDGPTPPAEVLGFEPSYERLGDIVILDEDDPERAREIADAIVESDVPCETVVNRASKVAGEYRVREWDLLHGEGTETVHREYGHEFALDVAEVYFSPRLATERHRVVEQVEAGERVVDMFAGVGPFAVPMAARGADVLACDVNPAAIRYLRENAERNGVADRVTALEGDVRETTADYDGWADRVVMNLPHSADEFLDTAVRLAGDDCVLHLYDMAHEDDPFGPGERAIREVAEPAGYEVEVVTKREVRSYAPHELNVCLDVRIRRA, from the coding sequence ATGACCACGCCGTGCGTCCGCGCCCCCGTCCGCGAGGGCGAGGCGACGAGGGCGGCGCTCGCCGAGCGCGACCTGCTCGACGGCGACCGCGAGATCGCCGTCGAGGACGGCGAGATCTTCGTCCCCGTCGTCGACGCCGCCGCCGCTCGCGAGGCGGGGTACGAGGTCGTCGACCGCGAGACCACAGAGCGCGACGGCCCGACGCCGCCCGCGGAGGTCCTCGGGTTCGAGCCCTCCTACGAGCGCCTCGGCGACATCGTCATCCTCGACGAGGACGACCCCGAGCGCGCACGTGAGATCGCCGACGCGATCGTCGAGTCGGACGTGCCCTGCGAGACGGTGGTGAACCGCGCCTCGAAGGTCGCCGGCGAGTACCGCGTCCGCGAGTGGGACCTCCTCCACGGCGAGGGCACCGAGACGGTCCACCGCGAGTACGGCCACGAGTTCGCCCTCGACGTCGCCGAGGTGTACTTCTCGCCGCGCCTCGCCACCGAACGCCACCGCGTCGTCGAGCAGGTCGAGGCCGGCGAGCGCGTCGTCGACATGTTCGCGGGGGTCGGCCCGTTCGCGGTTCCGATGGCCGCCCGCGGCGCCGACGTGCTCGCGTGCGACGTGAACCCCGCGGCGATCCGCTACCTGCGCGAGAACGCCGAGCGCAACGGCGTCGCCGACCGGGTCACGGCGCTGGAGGGCGACGTTCGCGAGACGACCGCAGACTACGACGGCTGGGCCGACCGGGTCGTGATGAACCTCCCGCACAGCGCCGACGAGTTCCTCGACACCGCGGTCCGGCTCGCGGGCGACGACTGCGTGCTCCACCTGTACGACATGGCCCACGAGGACGACCCGTTCGGGCCGGGCGAGCGCGCGATCCGGGAGGTCGCCGAGCCCGCGGGCTACGAGGTTGAAGTGGTAACGAAGCGGGAAGTACGGTCGTACGCGCCGCACGAACTGAACGTCTGTCTGGACGTGCGGATCAGGCGAGCCTGA
- a CDS encoding cobyric acid synthase, translated as MDGSERASADGDDEVAAGGRAGGDAVTLLVAGTASHVGKSTVVAGLCRRLADAGVSVAPFKAQNMSNNARAARTPGGEWGEIGVSQYVQSRAAGVTPTTDANPVLLKPRGEGESQLVIDGEAVGHFAAGTYYDEHWDRARTAAREAHGRLAAAHDVIVAEGAGSIAEINLHDRDLANVETARFADASILLLGDIERGGVFASLYGTLELMPADLRERVVGTVITKFRGDPAILEPGLDELESRTGIPVLGVLPYDDPGLPEEDSVSLPADGERAVVGDDDGVADAAAVTVAVPRFPRVSNFSDLEPLARTPGVRVAYVPLEADLGDADAVVLPGTKNTVDDLLALRAAGFGDRLRAFDGAVLGVCGGYQMLGERVTNAAIEGTGDDDEVDGVGLLPVETRFSTDKRVRETTVRVDGAGPLAGARGTVSGYEIHMGRTEPVDSDAVATPLEPGSAAVGDVAGTYLHDVFSADPVREAFVDAVFAHAGLTRPAGADDARDPYEAAAGLVAELDLETLFGDAVSPDAGAVGDASGGPAVDPDR; from the coding sequence ATGGACGGGAGCGAGCGCGCGAGCGCGGACGGCGACGACGAGGTGGCCGCGGGCGGCCGGGCCGGCGGCGACGCCGTCACGCTCCTCGTCGCCGGCACCGCGAGCCACGTCGGTAAGAGCACGGTCGTCGCGGGGCTGTGTCGCCGCCTCGCCGACGCGGGCGTCTCGGTCGCGCCGTTCAAGGCCCAGAACATGAGCAACAACGCCCGCGCGGCGCGCACGCCCGGCGGCGAGTGGGGCGAGATCGGCGTCTCCCAGTACGTGCAGTCGCGCGCGGCCGGGGTCACGCCGACGACGGACGCGAACCCCGTCCTCCTCAAGCCCCGCGGCGAGGGCGAGAGCCAGCTCGTGATCGACGGCGAGGCGGTCGGCCACTTCGCGGCCGGCACGTACTACGACGAGCACTGGGATCGGGCACGGACGGCCGCCCGCGAGGCCCACGGGCGACTCGCGGCCGCCCACGACGTGATCGTCGCCGAGGGCGCCGGCTCCATCGCGGAGATCAACCTCCACGACCGCGACCTCGCGAACGTCGAGACCGCCCGGTTCGCCGACGCGTCGATCCTCCTGTTGGGCGACATCGAACGTGGCGGCGTGTTCGCCAGCCTCTACGGGACGCTGGAGCTCATGCCCGCGGACCTCCGCGAGCGCGTCGTCGGGACCGTGATCACGAAGTTCCGCGGCGACCCCGCGATCCTCGAGCCCGGGCTCGACGAGCTCGAATCGCGTACCGGGATCCCGGTGCTCGGGGTGCTCCCGTACGACGATCCCGGGCTCCCAGAGGAGGACAGCGTGTCGCTGCCCGCCGACGGCGAGCGGGCGGTCGTCGGCGACGACGACGGCGTCGCCGACGCGGCCGCGGTGACCGTCGCGGTACCGCGGTTCCCGCGCGTCTCCAACTTCTCGGACCTGGAGCCGCTGGCGCGCACGCCCGGCGTCCGGGTCGCGTACGTCCCCCTCGAGGCCGACCTCGGGGACGCCGACGCGGTGGTGCTTCCCGGAACCAAGAACACGGTCGACGACCTGCTGGCGCTGCGTGCGGCGGGCTTCGGCGACCGCCTCCGGGCGTTCGACGGGGCCGTCCTCGGCGTCTGCGGCGGCTACCAGATGCTCGGCGAGCGCGTCACGAACGCCGCGATCGAGGGGACCGGCGACGACGACGAGGTCGACGGCGTCGGGCTGCTCCCGGTCGAGACGCGCTTCTCGACGGACAAGCGCGTCCGGGAGACGACCGTCCGGGTCGACGGTGCCGGTCCGCTCGCGGGCGCCCGCGGGACGGTGTCGGGGTACGAGATCCACATGGGGCGGACGGAGCCGGTCGACTCGGACGCCGTCGCGACGCCGCTGGAGCCGGGGAGCGCCGCCGTCGGCGACGTGGCCGGGACGTATCTCCACGACGTGTTCTCCGCCGACCCCGTCCGGGAGGCGTTCGTCGACGCCGTCTTCGCGCACGCGGGCCTGACGCGCCCCGCGGGGGCGGACGACGCGCGCGACCCCTACGAAGCGGCCGCCGGCCTCGTCGCCGAGTTGGACCTCGAGACGCTGTTCGGCGACGCGGTGTCCCCCGACGCCGGGGCGGTCGGGGACGCGTCCGGGGGCCCGGCGGTCGACCCGGACCGGTAG
- a CDS encoding CobD/CbiB family cobalamin biosynthesis protein: MGLTALAAVGTAAALDAGFSEPPGRVHPIALFGRVVGAVDREWTRPRAVGVAAAVALPLAFAAAAWGVVAGSGALAGDERVAAVATAVVAGFALFSLTSLRMLVSVARDVTEAADRDADAARESAIALVGRDTSLLSAAGIRSAAVESAAENLADGLVAPLLAFALGAQVSVPVGVAAAAWVKGVNTLDSMLGYPDRPVGTASARLDDAVMWVPARVSAVLLAVAAGSPRSLVDARRWARVPASPNSGWPMATAAAALGVRLEKRDAYTLNPEAALPSPAEARTGVRSVAVAGALAFLLAGVAAWL; the protein is encoded by the coding sequence ATGGGACTGACCGCGCTCGCGGCCGTCGGGACGGCCGCGGCCCTCGACGCGGGGTTCTCGGAGCCCCCGGGGCGCGTGCATCCGATCGCGCTGTTCGGGCGCGTCGTCGGCGCGGTCGACCGCGAGTGGACCCGGCCCCGGGCCGTCGGCGTCGCCGCCGCGGTCGCCCTCCCGTTGGCGTTCGCGGCCGCCGCGTGGGGCGTCGTCGCGGGCAGCGGAGCTCTCGCGGGCGACGAGCGCGTCGCCGCCGTCGCGACCGCGGTCGTGGCCGGCTTCGCGCTGTTCTCGCTCACGAGCCTGAGGATGCTCGTCTCGGTCGCCCGGGACGTGACCGAGGCCGCCGACCGCGACGCCGACGCCGCCCGGGAGTCTGCGATCGCGCTCGTGGGGCGGGACACCTCGTTGCTGTCGGCCGCGGGGATCCGCAGCGCCGCCGTCGAGAGCGCCGCCGAGAACCTCGCCGACGGCCTCGTGGCGCCCCTGCTGGCGTTCGCGCTCGGCGCGCAGGTCTCGGTCCCCGTCGGCGTCGCCGCCGCGGCGTGGGTGAAGGGCGTGAACACGCTCGATTCCATGCTCGGCTACCCCGACAGGCCGGTCGGGACCGCGAGCGCGCGCCTCGACGACGCGGTTATGTGGGTGCCCGCCCGCGTGTCGGCCGTGTTGCTCGCCGTCGCAGCCGGGTCGCCGCGGTCGCTGGTCGACGCCCGACGGTGGGCGCGAGTCCCCGCCTCGCCCAACTCCGGGTGGCCGATGGCGACCGCGGCCGCCGCCCTCGGCGTCCGGCTGGAGAAGCGCGACGCGTACACGCTGAACCCCGAGGCGGCGCTTCCCTCGCCGGCCGAGGCGCGCACCGGCGTCAGATCGGTCGCCGTCGCGGGAGCGCTGGCGTTCCTGCTCGCGGGGGTGGCGGCGTGGCTGTGA
- a CDS encoding adenosylcobinamide amidohydrolase — MRFETAVSEAVLRLRRPDTRWLSTGWGGGFAEAPAAYNVSVPKGWERTDLDAYVAGRLDDAGFADTEGGSAGPALLTGVDMRHVRVARAGPVVAVATAGVSNPAALPMNAAAVAGGDGDDGAPARADESNPVDAADRPGRGTVNVLVATTRRLDDGALANLVAVAAEAKAATLLSATGFPGTTTDAVVAGSARGGEPAAFSGSATPVGSAARACVRDAVRASLDSRYAAGDVPLPDSVDDAKYGVVTDRETEVTRP; from the coding sequence GTGCGCTTTGAGACCGCCGTGTCCGAGGCGGTTCTGCGCCTCCGGCGACCCGACACGCGCTGGCTCTCGACCGGCTGGGGCGGCGGCTTCGCCGAGGCGCCGGCGGCGTACAACGTCTCCGTCCCAAAGGGGTGGGAGCGAACCGACCTCGACGCGTACGTCGCGGGGCGGCTCGACGACGCCGGGTTCGCGGACACGGAGGGCGGGTCCGCGGGCCCGGCGCTCCTGACGGGCGTCGACATGCGCCACGTGCGGGTCGCGCGCGCCGGCCCGGTCGTCGCGGTCGCGACCGCGGGGGTGTCGAACCCCGCGGCGCTGCCGATGAACGCCGCCGCGGTCGCGGGCGGCGACGGAGACGACGGCGCCCCGGCGCGAGCGGACGAGTCGAACCCCGTCGACGCCGCCGACCGCCCGGGCCGCGGCACGGTGAACGTCCTCGTCGCGACGACCCGACGACTCGACGACGGCGCGCTGGCGAACCTCGTCGCCGTCGCCGCCGAGGCGAAGGCGGCGACGCTGCTGTCGGCGACGGGGTTCCCGGGGACGACGACCGACGCGGTCGTCGCCGGCAGCGCCCGTGGCGGCGAGCCCGCGGCGTTCTCGGGGAGCGCGACGCCCGTCGGGAGTGCCGCGCGGGCGTGCGTCCGCGACGCCGTCCGTGCGAGCCTCGACTCGCGGTACGCCGCCGGCGACGTGCCGCTGCCCGACTCCGTCGACGACGCGAAATACGGCGTCGTCACCGACCGCGAGACGGAGGTGACGCGACCGTGA
- a CDS encoding adenosylcobinamide-GDP ribazoletransferase yields the protein MAVNALAALRGALGFLSRVPVGHSDASWEAFRRTPAAIPGAGYPIGALLALPLAAIAVAPARGAAIPTETVAVAFVAWLYAVTGITHLDGVADLGDAAVVHGDADRRREVLKDSSLGVGGALALGLLVLGLAAAALLLADLVRFAPVAAVGLVVGAEVAAKAATATAVCLGDAAHEGLGSALTAESGPRSLIGVGVVAAPVALVDWPALLPGVAVLAAAGVVTAAALWWARSRLGGVSGDVLGATSEIARVVGVHVGVIAWTLS from the coding sequence GTGGCTGTGAACGCGCTCGCGGCCCTTCGTGGCGCGCTCGGCTTCCTCTCACGGGTTCCCGTCGGTCACAGCGACGCCTCGTGGGAGGCGTTCCGCCGGACGCCGGCGGCGATCCCGGGCGCCGGCTACCCCATCGGCGCGCTGCTGGCGCTTCCGTTGGCGGCGATCGCCGTCGCGCCCGCCCGGGGCGCAGCCATCCCGACGGAGACGGTCGCGGTGGCGTTCGTCGCGTGGCTGTACGCAGTCACCGGGATCACCCACCTCGACGGCGTCGCGGACCTGGGCGACGCCGCGGTCGTCCACGGCGACGCCGACCGCCGCCGCGAGGTGCTGAAGGACAGCTCCCTCGGCGTCGGCGGCGCGCTGGCGCTGGGGCTGCTCGTCCTCGGGCTCGCCGCGGCGGCCCTGCTGTTGGCCGATCTCGTGCGGTTCGCCCCCGTCGCCGCCGTCGGCCTCGTGGTGGGCGCCGAGGTGGCCGCGAAGGCGGCGACGGCGACGGCGGTGTGTCTCGGCGACGCCGCCCACGAGGGGCTCGGGTCCGCGCTGACCGCCGAGTCCGGCCCGCGATCGCTGATCGGGGTCGGTGTCGTCGCCGCGCCCGTCGCGCTCGTCGACTGGCCCGCGCTCCTGCCGGGGGTCGCAGTCCTCGCCGCCGCCGGCGTCGTCACCGCCGCGGCGCTGTGGTGGGCGCGGAGCCGCCTCGGCGGCGTCAGCGGCGACGTGCTCGGCGCGACGAGCGAGATCGCCCGCGTCGTCGGGGTCCATGTGGGGGTGATCGCGTGGACGCTCTCGTGA
- a CDS encoding NTP transferase domain-containing protein gives MCGGRGTRLGAVGADTEKPLVEVGGEPMIDRVLAALSAGRVDRIHAVVSPNAPETAASLRDRESDARVGGDGDCDDDSDDGDDAATAGVSVVDAPGDGYVADLGYALERVERPVLTVAADLPLLSAGVVDRAIDAAGDASLSVYVPVEAKRDLGVSVDEETTTRRDGREVAPTGLNVVGVDDGEYGDENALVVADEGLAVNVNRPRDLRVAEALLRRRARDEASAADHGDHP, from the coding sequence ATGTGCGGCGGCCGGGGCACCCGCCTCGGGGCGGTCGGCGCCGACACGGAGAAGCCGCTGGTTGAGGTCGGCGGCGAACCCATGATCGACCGGGTGCTCGCGGCGCTCTCGGCGGGTCGCGTCGACCGCATCCACGCGGTCGTCTCTCCGAACGCGCCCGAGACGGCGGCGTCCCTCCGCGACCGCGAGAGCGACGCCCGCGTCGGCGGTGACGGCGACTGCGACGACGACAGCGACGACGGCGACGACGCCGCGACGGCCGGCGTTTCGGTCGTCGACGCCCCCGGCGACGGCTACGTCGCCGACCTCGGCTACGCGCTGGAGCGGGTCGAACGCCCGGTGCTCACGGTCGCCGCGGACCTCCCGTTGCTGTCGGCCGGGGTCGTCGACCGCGCGATCGACGCCGCCGGCGACGCGTCGCTGTCGGTGTACGTCCCCGTCGAGGCGAAACGCGACTTGGGCGTCAGCGTCGACGAGGAGACGACGACGAGGCGCGACGGCCGCGAGGTGGCGCCGACCGGGCTGAACGTCGTCGGCGTCGACGACGGGGAGTACGGCGACGAGAACGCCCTCGTCGTCGCCGACGAAGGACTCGCGGTGAACGTGAACCGGCCGCGCGACCTGCGCGTCGCCGAGGCGCTGTTGCGGCGGCGCGCCCGCGACGAGGCGTCCGCGGCCGACCACGGAGACCACCCATGA